One Candidatus Binatia bacterium genomic window carries:
- the era gene encoding GTPase Era, which produces MAESDTTHRSGFVVLVGRPNVGKSTLLNRLLGQKVAIVTPKPQTTRSRIRGILTLPEAQIVLVDTPGLHEAKTLINRRMMQVAEEAMGEADVILWLVDATEGVTNEDRQIAARLQRFRDCLAVALNKIDCIKPNAMIPILAELDQLLPGVDVIPISAAEGGNIAELLRVVVGKLPPGPRLYDPETFTDQTERALVQEVIREQVLLQTRQEVPYAVAVTVESFEEKKNVVVIHATIHVERESQKPIVIGKGGSRIKSIGQSAREQIEQMLGKKVYLQLFVRVQEDWTKDPRRLREFGL; this is translated from the coding sequence GTGGCAGAAAGCGACACGACTCACCGGTCCGGCTTTGTTGTGTTGGTCGGGCGCCCCAACGTGGGCAAGTCGACGCTCCTCAATCGTTTGTTGGGGCAAAAGGTTGCCATCGTAACCCCAAAGCCACAAACCACTCGCTCGCGGATTCGGGGCATTTTAACCCTTCCGGAAGCGCAAATTGTGCTTGTCGACACGCCGGGGCTTCATGAAGCGAAAACGCTGATCAACCGCCGCATGATGCAAGTGGCAGAAGAAGCCATGGGAGAGGCTGACGTTATCCTATGGCTAGTGGATGCGACGGAAGGAGTTACGAACGAGGACCGCCAAATCGCGGCGCGTTTGCAGCGCTTTCGAGATTGTCTTGCCGTGGCCTTGAACAAAATCGACTGCATCAAACCTAATGCAATGATTCCCATTTTGGCGGAACTCGATCAGCTGCTTCCAGGCGTTGACGTTATCCCGATTAGCGCGGCGGAGGGTGGAAATATCGCCGAACTTTTGCGCGTGGTGGTCGGTAAACTCCCGCCCGGCCCACGACTGTATGACCCTGAAACGTTCACTGATCAGACCGAGCGGGCTTTGGTTCAGGAGGTCATTCGCGAGCAAGTGTTGTTGCAAACCCGACAAGAGGTGCCGTACGCCGTTGCCGTGACCGTGGAAAGCTTCGAGGAAAAAAAGAACGTAGTGGTCATTCACGCAACGATCCACGTCGAGCGGGAGTCGCAAAAGCCAATCGTGATAGGCAAGGGCGGCTCCCGCATCAAGTCGATCGGGCAGTCAGCTCGCGAGCAAATCGAACAAATGCTCGGGAAAAAGGTCTACCTGCAGTTGTTTGTACGGGTGCAGGAAGACTGGACGAAAGACCCACGGCGGTTACGCGAGTTCGGGCTCTAA